In Paenibacillus sp. 1781tsa1, one DNA window encodes the following:
- a CDS encoding DUF1349 domain-containing protein — protein MSSDFVGLLEGKWTKEPVAARMEGDRFVVEAREGSDFWENTFYGFCHRDGHAILAPWDGTEAIEVSFDLSSFTELYDQAGLMLWHGEDQWIKAGVEVNDGVAHVGAVVTDTYSDWSLSPVPEWGGRIVTIRASYSNEAVVIRARTDEHPWRTIRVARFAYPTNKHAGPFLCSPKRAGFEVAFTKWKSTPPDADLHTDPPITD, from the coding sequence ATGTCATCGGATTTTGTAGGACTTCTTGAAGGCAAGTGGACGAAGGAACCTGTTGCTGCACGGATGGAGGGGGATCGTTTCGTTGTGGAAGCTAGGGAAGGCAGTGACTTCTGGGAAAACACATTCTACGGGTTCTGTCATCGGGATGGACACGCCATACTTGCTCCATGGGACGGAACGGAAGCTATTGAGGTATCTTTTGATCTAAGTTCATTTACCGAGTTATATGATCAGGCGGGGTTGATGTTATGGCACGGAGAAGATCAATGGATCAAGGCCGGAGTTGAGGTTAATGACGGTGTTGCTCATGTTGGAGCTGTCGTGACGGATACATATTCGGATTGGTCCCTATCTCCTGTACCTGAGTGGGGTGGGCGAATTGTGACGATCAGAGCCTCCTACAGTAATGAGGCTGTTGTCATTCGGGCTCGTACAGATGAGCATCCTTGGCGTACGATTCGGGTTGCACGGTTTGCCTATCCGACGAACAAACACGCAGGCCCATTTCTATGTTCACCGAAGCGTGCAGGGTTCGAGGTAGCCTTTACCAAGTGGAAATCCACGCCACCCGATGCTGACTTACACACAGATCCTCCGATTACGGATTAA
- a CDS encoding SET domain-containing protein yields the protein MIEVKQSKLGDGGEFNRGVFATVDIAKGTLIHQAPVVPYPNEDHEHVEKTILEDYVFEYGANHTAILLGYGSLINHSYEPNATYDINFDNHTFDFYAYTDIKAGEEIVINYNGEEDSMDPLWFLDDYEERMLEFNKSNDDKGEKETNPQSQDTDTSK from the coding sequence ATGATTGAAGTGAAACAATCCAAGTTAGGTGATGGTGGTGAGTTTAACCGCGGGGTATTTGCTACTGTTGATATTGCGAAAGGAACGCTTATCCATCAGGCACCCGTTGTGCCTTACCCGAATGAGGATCATGAGCATGTCGAAAAAACGATTTTGGAAGATTACGTGTTCGAATATGGGGCGAATCATACCGCCATTCTGCTCGGCTACGGCAGTCTGATCAACCACTCCTATGAACCTAACGCTACCTATGATATCAATTTTGATAACCACACCTTTGACTTCTATGCGTATACAGACATCAAGGCTGGCGAAGAAATCGTAATCAATTACAACGGTGAGGAAGACAGCATGGACCCGTTATGGTTCCTGGATGATTACGAGGAGCGTATGCTGGAGTTCAATAAGTCCAATGATGATAAGGGTGAAAAAGAGACCAACCCCCAATCCCAGGATACGGATACGAGTAAATAA
- a CDS encoding ABC-F family ATP-binding cassette domain-containing protein, with product MSILNVEKLSHGFGDRAIFNDVSFRLLKGEHIGLIGANGEGKSTFMNIITGKLQPDEGKVEWSKRMRVGYLDQHAVLNKGQSIRDVLRGAFQYLFDMEQEMNDMYGKMGDVTPEELEQLLEDVGTIQDTLTNQDFYMIDAKVDETARGLGLTDIGLDKDVNDLSGGQRTKVLLAKLLLEKPDILLLDEPTNYLDELHIEWLKRYLQEYENAFILISHDIPFLNSVINLIYHMENQDLTRYVGDYDHFQEVHEMRKQQLESAYKRQQQEIADLKDFVARNKASVATRNMAMSRQKKLDKMEVIEIAKEKPKPQFNFRDARTSGKLIFETKGLVIGYNEPLSRPLDLRMERGQKIALVGANGIGKTTLMRSILGEIQALEGTVQRGEHLEIGYFQQEMKDANYNTCIEEIWQEFPSYTQFEVRAALAKCGLTTKHIESKVAVLSGGEKAKVRLCKLINNETNLLVLDEPTNHLDVDAKEELKRALKAYKGSILLISHEPEFYRDVVTETWNCESWTTKVF from the coding sequence ATGAGCATATTAAATGTAGAAAAATTAAGTCACGGTTTTGGTGACCGTGCTATCTTTAACGACGTTTCATTCCGCCTGTTGAAAGGCGAACATATTGGTCTGATCGGGGCTAATGGTGAAGGTAAATCCACCTTCATGAACATTATTACAGGAAAGCTTCAGCCGGATGAAGGCAAGGTGGAGTGGTCCAAACGGATGCGTGTTGGTTACCTGGACCAGCATGCTGTATTGAACAAAGGCCAATCGATCCGTGACGTTCTTCGCGGCGCGTTCCAGTATTTGTTCGACATGGAACAGGAAATGAATGATATGTATGGCAAAATGGGCGACGTAACTCCTGAGGAGCTTGAACAACTTCTTGAAGACGTGGGTACGATTCAGGATACGCTGACAAACCAGGATTTCTACATGATCGACGCCAAAGTGGATGAAACCGCACGTGGTCTGGGTCTGACGGATATTGGTCTGGATAAAGACGTCAATGACCTGAGTGGTGGACAGCGTACCAAAGTACTGCTTGCCAAGCTGCTGCTGGAAAAACCGGACATTCTGCTCCTGGATGAGCCTACGAACTATCTGGATGAATTGCATATCGAATGGCTGAAACGTTATTTGCAGGAATATGAGAATGCTTTTATTCTGATCTCTCACGATATTCCGTTCCTGAACAGTGTTATCAACTTGATCTATCACATGGAGAATCAGGATCTGACCCGTTATGTGGGCGATTATGATCACTTCCAGGAAGTGCATGAGATGAGAAAACAACAACTCGAATCGGCGTATAAGCGCCAACAACAAGAGATTGCTGATCTCAAGGACTTTGTAGCCCGGAACAAAGCAAGTGTGGCAACTCGTAACATGGCAATGTCCAGACAGAAGAAACTCGACAAGATGGAAGTCATCGAGATTGCTAAGGAAAAACCGAAACCACAGTTCAACTTCCGTGATGCAAGAACGTCCGGCAAGCTCATTTTCGAAACCAAAGGTCTTGTGATTGGTTATAACGAACCATTGTCCAGACCACTGGATCTGCGTATGGAACGGGGACAGAAGATCGCCCTCGTTGGTGCGAACGGAATCGGTAAAACAACCCTGATGCGCAGTATTCTGGGTGAAATTCAGGCTCTGGAAGGAACCGTTCAACGCGGTGAACATCTGGAGATTGGTTACTTCCAACAAGAGATGAAGGATGCCAACTACAATACGTGTATTGAAGAGATCTGGCAGGAGTTCCCATCGTATACCCAATTCGAAGTGCGTGCTGCACTTGCAAAATGTGGTTTGACAACAAAACACATTGAGAGCAAAGTAGCTGTACTAAGTGGTGGCGAGAAAGCCAAAGTGCGTCTCTGTAAGCTGATCAATAACGAAACCAACCTGCTTGTACTCGATGAGCCGACGAACCATCTGGACGTTGATGCCAAGGAAGAGTTGAAACGTGCGCTCAAGGCTTACAAAGGCAGTATTCTTCTGATTTCCCACGAACCGGAATTCTACCGTGATGTAGTTACGGAGACGTGGAACTGTGAGTCCTGGACAACAAAAGTATTCTAA
- a CDS encoding S-layer homology domain-containing protein, whose amino-acid sequence MDKLRKPMIFMLSATLALSSGPLMLPSKAYADLGSIPATLLHDDFSDGDYTESPAWNVSSGNWEVISDPTDASNFTLFQSDTNEGIISTGDSMSDMAVSMRFYTGNGQGYPGILPRFQDKSNFYYFQMQVPNNKLVFSKRVNGSDTTLKTVDYAFNKDTWYTLKVVLSGTTIRGYIAENGSDRLIFDLVDPTYGSGTVGIRNKWQSVHADDVTIAERPPENDIQLSIAEQMASSVSLQWSELAGATGYRLYRSSTPEGGYSLVTNTGTVGYTDEGLSGDTVYYYKLAYEYGGLTESLWSAPLEVRTTATAPQAPSELKAEALNATSVKLSWSAVDKSIGYRVVRAEAGSEQYEQIYEGKGLVFTDEGLEPGNSYSYRVTAYNAAGESTFTVAEATTYSIDSPAEFAATAVTDTSVSLGWNALTGSDVTYTLSRSTSATGTYQQVYSGNESTFNDSGLTMGTGYFYIIQATVDGVTSPASAPLGVATVRTSITPGQLWPDLDGQPIDAHGAGFFYDEQTETYYWYGEYHKGGWPAVGVRVYSSKDLMNWTDEGMALSTLQSMDDFDNDPLISKLYAGREDRVDIWADIRKGRIIERPKVIYNDKTKKYVMWAHMDGDKDPYNDNANYGKARAGYAISDSPTGPFVYQKSYRMDRAPEGEKDYFPSDKGMARDMTLFKDDDGTGYLIYSSEENLTLYISKLNEDYSDVTGWHKEGRTDEKGNPVRDSTYQAEYGVDYVRVFPGGQREAPAMFKYQGKYYILTSGASGWAPNENKVTVADNIFGPWSTQTNPFVRTLPSDPDPGKAFGTQTTSVIPVDPEKGKFIYVGDTWNGGNFSNDAAKYVFLPIEFGIGSDIAIKWYNSWKPELLNSMGKVDIADPLPEAVALGKVPSLPTRLNVRDSGELVSTPAVWTIDNRAMTAEDFAKPGPLTLQVTTPEYNNKKQAVRVNVIPENALYFVNSGGYETADYNLMGAYMKGTLANPGTADQMYVPAEGRNWGYTSADALSSGSNGGDIFSTVRYLNGGNISNSPKGTDLTYRFDVPNGTYDVYAGFNDPWTNASRRANFIINGTNTGAITFTPANVRAHKAISVSDNKLELTVRNTASQDPMISWIMIVQPDATPPVNDSAGLNADAVDSTSATLQWDAQLGAASYKLYRSDREQGEYKVVYNGNGREYTDSELNSGTEYYYKVEALDATGQSLRGVSSAYQVNTAQQSAADVATSITALEQPSAGAKKLKLPSVPEGFTVKIASSSVPSVIQTDGTITPPSKETTVTLELEITRASDDSRALTVPLTVKVLASVPSPGGTDPGSGGNPGGNSGGNSGNGSGSGDNGGQSGSGSPSAENATPQPKPEKDRSVLELRGQSDQKGVVQSNVDVSTIKEAFQVAPSTDAGQRLVELRLKPVSGATAYEVSLPASALIDQGESHVFNIVTELGMLELPATLLTKDIVGDGVGSIRLVRTELPKTVADQLGTQYGVQLELQLDGQPWPSESQLILRLPFQSSQNAQQDRIVAFAIGANDVATPLPQSYYDQNSGQLVFSVTSLTGNYAVVPVEQTFADLAEVQWAKKAMEALAVRGVIDAAASGDSTQLHPKQEMTRGQYMQWLMTALGLNVSSGNAFSDVNEKAPYYEAVTAARSLGITSGTGDGRFLPESTITRQEMMTLTVRALAAAGLVDAETAATDNLTRFRDASEIRSYARDSVALLVDLGIAHGYNGEVKPLAEATRAESATLLYAMMSKLVWQK is encoded by the coding sequence TTGGATAAACTCAGGAAACCCATGATATTCATGTTATCTGCAACACTTGCGCTGTCTTCCGGACCGTTGATGCTACCGAGTAAGGCGTATGCCGATCTGGGGAGTATACCCGCCACGTTGCTGCACGACGATTTTTCGGATGGGGATTACACGGAATCACCTGCGTGGAACGTAAGCTCAGGCAATTGGGAAGTGATTTCTGACCCGACAGATGCGTCCAACTTTACGCTTTTCCAGAGCGATACCAATGAAGGCATCATCTCTACAGGAGACTCCATGTCGGACATGGCCGTATCCATGCGCTTTTACACGGGGAACGGTCAAGGATATCCGGGAATATTGCCGCGGTTTCAGGATAAGAGCAACTTTTACTATTTTCAAATGCAGGTTCCCAATAATAAACTCGTTTTCTCCAAACGGGTGAACGGATCAGATACAACGTTGAAAACGGTGGACTATGCGTTTAACAAAGATACGTGGTACACACTCAAAGTGGTGTTATCAGGTACCACCATTCGAGGGTATATCGCCGAAAATGGCTCCGACCGGTTGATATTCGATCTGGTCGATCCTACATACGGTTCAGGTACTGTGGGCATTCGGAATAAGTGGCAATCGGTACATGCAGATGACGTGACCATTGCCGAGCGACCGCCTGAGAACGATATTCAGCTCTCTATTGCTGAGCAGATGGCGTCTTCAGTTTCCTTGCAATGGTCTGAACTCGCGGGTGCAACAGGCTATCGCCTGTACCGTTCCTCTACGCCTGAAGGCGGTTATTCCTTGGTAACCAACACCGGAACTGTGGGATACACAGATGAAGGATTAAGCGGGGATACGGTCTACTATTACAAGCTTGCCTATGAATACGGAGGATTAACTGAATCCTTGTGGTCTGCGCCGCTGGAAGTACGAACTACAGCGACGGCTCCTCAAGCTCCGAGCGAATTGAAGGCCGAAGCACTCAACGCAACGAGCGTGAAGTTATCTTGGTCCGCCGTGGACAAGTCAATTGGTTATCGTGTGGTTCGGGCCGAAGCTGGCAGTGAGCAATACGAGCAGATCTATGAAGGGAAGGGGCTTGTTTTCACAGATGAGGGACTTGAGCCCGGCAACAGCTACAGCTATCGCGTGACGGCCTACAACGCAGCTGGGGAGTCAACGTTCACTGTTGCAGAAGCCACGACGTATTCCATTGACTCTCCTGCAGAGTTTGCTGCCACAGCTGTGACGGATACATCCGTCTCTCTGGGGTGGAATGCCCTTACTGGATCTGATGTAACTTATACGCTCTCCAGGTCTACCAGTGCTACGGGTACGTATCAGCAGGTCTACAGTGGGAATGAAAGTACGTTTAATGATAGTGGTCTGACGATGGGCACAGGATATTTTTACATCATTCAGGCGACCGTGGACGGCGTAACTTCTCCAGCATCCGCACCGTTGGGTGTTGCCACAGTTCGCACAAGCATTACACCAGGGCAATTGTGGCCAGATCTGGACGGTCAACCGATCGATGCGCATGGGGCTGGTTTTTTCTACGATGAACAGACGGAGACCTATTACTGGTATGGCGAATATCATAAGGGCGGCTGGCCAGCGGTTGGTGTGCGTGTGTATTCTTCCAAGGATCTGATGAACTGGACAGATGAGGGCATGGCTCTATCGACACTTCAATCCATGGATGATTTTGACAATGATCCGTTGATTTCCAAATTGTATGCGGGGCGTGAAGACCGCGTGGATATCTGGGCAGATATTCGCAAAGGACGAATCATTGAACGACCAAAGGTCATCTACAACGACAAAACAAAGAAATACGTGATGTGGGCCCACATGGATGGTGATAAGGACCCTTATAACGATAATGCGAACTACGGTAAGGCTCGCGCCGGTTATGCAATCAGTGACTCTCCGACAGGGCCTTTTGTGTATCAGAAGAGTTACCGGATGGACAGAGCTCCGGAAGGGGAGAAAGATTACTTCCCAAGCGATAAGGGCATGGCACGTGACATGACGTTGTTCAAGGATGATGACGGTACCGGTTATCTGATATACTCCAGCGAAGAAAACCTGACGCTCTATATCTCCAAACTGAATGAAGACTACAGTGACGTAACAGGGTGGCATAAGGAAGGACGAACGGATGAAAAAGGCAATCCGGTACGTGATTCGACCTATCAGGCTGAGTATGGCGTAGATTACGTGCGTGTGTTCCCGGGAGGGCAACGCGAAGCACCAGCGATGTTCAAGTATCAAGGAAAATATTATATTTTGACTTCCGGAGCTTCCGGCTGGGCCCCTAATGAAAACAAAGTGACGGTGGCGGATAACATTTTTGGCCCGTGGTCAACGCAGACCAATCCATTCGTTCGCACGTTGCCAAGTGATCCCGATCCAGGCAAGGCATTTGGCACACAGACCACATCCGTCATTCCGGTCGATCCGGAAAAAGGCAAGTTCATTTACGTGGGGGATACGTGGAATGGTGGCAATTTCTCGAATGACGCCGCAAAATACGTGTTCTTGCCAATTGAGTTTGGAATAGGCTCCGATATCGCGATCAAGTGGTATAACAGTTGGAAACCTGAGCTGCTGAATTCGATGGGCAAGGTTGATATCGCTGATCCGTTGCCAGAAGCCGTGGCGCTTGGCAAAGTACCATCCTTGCCAACGAGATTGAACGTACGCGACAGTGGTGAACTGGTGTCAACACCAGCAGTATGGACGATTGATAACCGGGCCATGACGGCAGAAGATTTCGCTAAGCCAGGACCGCTCACGTTACAGGTAACGACACCGGAATATAACAACAAAAAGCAGGCGGTTCGTGTAAACGTCATTCCAGAGAATGCACTATATTTTGTGAACAGCGGGGGTTACGAAACGGCTGATTACAATCTTATGGGTGCGTATATGAAAGGAACACTTGCGAACCCGGGAACGGCGGACCAGATGTACGTTCCGGCAGAGGGTCGCAATTGGGGATACACCAGCGCAGATGCACTGTCATCCGGCTCGAATGGCGGAGATATTTTCTCGACCGTACGTTATCTAAACGGTGGCAATATCAGCAATTCTCCTAAAGGTACAGACTTAACCTACAGATTTGATGTACCGAACGGAACATATGATGTGTACGCCGGATTCAACGATCCTTGGACGAATGCATCGCGCAGAGCTAATTTCATCATCAATGGCACCAATACCGGTGCAATTACTTTTACGCCTGCCAATGTTAGAGCCCATAAAGCCATCAGCGTGTCGGACAACAAGCTGGAGTTAACCGTGCGCAATACGGCATCGCAAGACCCGATGATTAGTTGGATAATGATCGTTCAGCCAGATGCTACGCCACCTGTTAATGACAGTGCTGGTCTCAATGCGGATGCGGTGGATTCAACGAGCGCAACACTTCAGTGGGATGCTCAACTTGGTGCAGCAAGCTACAAGCTCTACCGCTCAGATCGTGAGCAAGGTGAGTACAAGGTGGTCTATAACGGCAATGGAAGGGAGTATACGGACAGTGAACTGAACTCCGGAACAGAATATTATTACAAAGTGGAAGCTTTGGATGCGACGGGGCAATCCTTAAGAGGTGTATCTTCCGCTTATCAGGTGAACACGGCTCAGCAGAGCGCTGCCGATGTAGCTACAAGCATTACAGCATTGGAACAACCTTCCGCAGGTGCGAAAAAACTGAAGTTACCATCCGTGCCGGAAGGTTTCACGGTGAAGATCGCTTCCAGTTCGGTACCGTCCGTCATTCAAACCGATGGAACGATTACTCCACCATCTAAGGAAACAACAGTAACTTTGGAGTTGGAAATTACTCGAGCTTCTGACGACAGCAGAGCCCTGACTGTACCGTTGACGGTGAAGGTGCTCGCATCTGTTCCTTCCCCTGGAGGTACGGACCCTGGTTCGGGCGGTAATCCAGGCGGCAATTCCGGTGGGAATTCAGGAAATGGTTCTGGTTCAGGCGACAATGGCGGACAATCAGGAAGTGGAAGTCCAAGTGCAGAGAATGCTACACCACAACCTAAACCTGAGAAAGACCGTTCAGTTCTGGAGTTGCGGGGACAGTCTGACCAGAAGGGTGTAGTGCAGTCCAACGTGGATGTTTCAACGATTAAAGAGGCTTTTCAAGTTGCACCCTCAACAGATGCGGGTCAGCGCTTGGTTGAACTTCGGCTGAAGCCGGTTTCGGGAGCAACGGCATATGAAGTATCTCTGCCTGCCTCTGCGTTAATAGATCAGGGTGAGTCACATGTGTTCAACATTGTTACAGAGCTGGGGATGTTGGAGCTTCCTGCGACACTGTTAACGAAGGATATCGTTGGTGATGGGGTTGGATCAATCCGATTGGTCAGAACGGAGTTACCAAAAACAGTCGCAGATCAGCTTGGCACGCAATATGGAGTCCAGCTTGAACTTCAACTGGATGGTCAACCATGGCCATCGGAAAGCCAGTTAATACTTCGTCTGCCATTCCAATCATCACAAAATGCTCAGCAGGATCGGATTGTAGCATTTGCCATTGGTGCGAACGATGTGGCAACACCATTGCCGCAAAGTTACTACGATCAAAACAGCGGGCAGCTTGTATTTTCCGTAACATCACTCACAGGAAATTATGCTGTTGTGCCTGTGGAGCAGACATTCGCAGATCTTGCAGAAGTGCAGTGGGCCAAGAAAGCGATGGAGGCATTGGCAGTCCGAGGTGTGATTGATGCAGCGGCAAGCGGTGATTCCACGCAGTTACATCCAAAACAGGAGATGACCCGCGGCCAATACATGCAATGGTTGATGACGGCGCTGGGCTTGAATGTTTCTTCCGGGAATGCGTTCTCTGATGTAAACGAAAAGGCTCCGTACTACGAAGCAGTTACAGCTGCGCGTTCGCTAGGTATCACCAGTGGTACCGGTGACGGGCGCTTCTTGCCAGAGTCCACGATCACTCGTCAAGAGATGATGACGTTGACAGTCAGGGCACTTGCGGCGGCTGGACTGGTTGACGCCGAGACGGCTGCAACAGATAACCTTACTCGTTTCCGCGACGCTTCCGAGATTCGCTCCTATGCCCGGGATAGTGTGGCATTACTTGTGGATCTTGGCATCGCACACGGGTACAACGGTGAGGTGAAACCACTTGCCGAAGCGACCCGAGCCGAATCGGCTACGTTGTTATATGCGATGATGAGCAAACTGGTATGGCAGAAATGA
- a CDS encoding NAD(P)H oxidoreductase, with translation MKVKLVVTHPRQDSLTFAVMNRFIEGMQENSHEIDILDLYHDGFDPLYGVEDERDWQNPDKQHAPVIRKELDRVLAADAIVFVFPIWWYNVPSMLKAYLDKVWNMGLLNKANSKKALWIALAGGTEASFHKYDYYNMISNYLNNGIAGYARMQESRVEFLYETISESKEHIENLLEQAYQIGKHYN, from the coding sequence ATGAAAGTTAAACTGGTCGTTACTCACCCAAGACAGGATTCCCTAACATTTGCCGTGATGAATCGTTTTATAGAAGGTATGCAGGAGAATTCCCATGAAATTGATATCCTCGATCTATACCATGACGGATTCGATCCATTATATGGCGTAGAAGATGAGCGAGACTGGCAAAATCCCGATAAACAGCATGCTCCTGTGATTCGCAAAGAGCTGGATCGTGTGCTTGCGGCTGATGCCATTGTATTTGTTTTCCCGATCTGGTGGTATAACGTTCCCTCCATGCTCAAAGCTTATCTGGACAAGGTATGGAATATGGGGCTGCTAAACAAGGCAAACTCCAAAAAGGCACTGTGGATTGCGCTAGCCGGGGGGACGGAGGCTTCATTCCATAAATACGACTACTACAACATGATCTCCAATTATCTGAATAACGGGATCGCGGGTTATGCAAGAATGCAGGAATCCCGAGTCGAATTTCTATATGAAACAATTTCAGAATCCAAAGAACATATCGAAAATTTGCTGGAACAAGCCTATCAAATCGGCAAACATTACAATTAA
- a CDS encoding winged helix-turn-helix transcriptional regulator, whose product MEQELKRYESGVQAMLELVGGKWRILILHQLISGKKRTSELRRAIPGITQKVLTQQLRELEKNEIIYRIIHPEIPPKVEYEMTEYGLTLQDIIDRICLWGENHLDRVYGDKSSVLGDHFRDYIPLSTST is encoded by the coding sequence GTGGAACAGGAACTGAAAAGATATGAGAGTGGTGTGCAGGCGATGCTGGAACTGGTCGGTGGAAAATGGAGGATTCTTATCCTGCATCAACTGATATCAGGTAAAAAACGAACAAGTGAACTTCGCAGGGCCATTCCTGGCATTACACAGAAGGTCTTAACCCAGCAGCTTCGTGAACTGGAAAAGAATGAAATCATCTATCGAATTATTCATCCTGAGATACCGCCCAAGGTAGAGTATGAGATGACCGAATATGGCCTGACACTACAGGATATCATTGACCGCATATGTCTGTGGGGAGAAAATCATCTGGACAGAGTATACGGAGATAAAAGCAGCGTACTGGGAGATCATTTTAGGGACTATATTCCACTTTCAACTTCAACCTGA
- a CDS encoding assimilatory sulfite reductase (NADPH) flavoprotein subunit — protein sequence MELQVTNSPFNQEQVELLNRLIPTLTDGQRTWLSGYIAAIQASATIAAPANLVQAAPTTGVAPESAKPVSREVTVLFGSQTGNSSGLSKKLAKKLEEQGLQVTLSSMGDFKPNGLKKIENLLIIVSTHGEGEPPDNAIPLHEFLNSKRAPKLEGLRYSVLALGDTSYEFFCQTGKDFDKRLQELGGTALVPRVDCDVDFDEAAAEWMNEVLASLSSTSAGASTVTTEAVTAAVSGRESEYDRTNPFKAEVLENLNLNGRGSDRETRHIELSLEGSSLDYEPGDSLGVFPENHPRLVDELIAAMGWNADERVTVNKNGDQASVYEALLRYFEITAVTKPVVEQLAKLNPESGLTALLADESEFRTVMNSCDLLDLVQDYHLKGIPAAEFVAVLRKIPARLYSIASSSKSFPDEVHLTVRTVRYEARGRERYGVCSVHLAERIEAGDTLPVYIQHNPNFKLPENPDTPIIMVGPGTGVAPFRSFLGEREETGAEGKTWLFYGDQHFSTDFLYQTEWQRWLKDGVLTKMDVAFSRDTEQKVYVQHRMLEHSKELYQWLQEGASVYICGDEKKMAHDVHAALTTILEQEGGLSPEQASEYLTRLQQEKRYQRDVY from the coding sequence GTGGAACTTCAAGTGACAAACAGCCCTTTTAATCAAGAACAAGTTGAACTGCTTAATCGTCTTATTCCTACATTGACTGATGGACAACGGACTTGGTTGAGCGGATATATTGCAGCAATTCAGGCAAGCGCAACAATAGCGGCTCCAGCTAACTTGGTGCAGGCTGCACCAACTACAGGTGTTGCACCTGAAAGTGCTAAGCCAGTATCTCGGGAAGTTACCGTGCTCTTCGGTTCGCAAACCGGGAATTCCAGTGGCCTATCGAAGAAGCTGGCCAAGAAACTTGAAGAGCAAGGTCTTCAGGTAACGTTGTCATCGATGGGAGATTTCAAACCGAACGGACTCAAGAAAATTGAAAATCTCCTCATCATCGTCAGTACGCATGGCGAGGGCGAACCACCGGATAATGCGATTCCGCTGCATGAATTCCTGAACAGCAAACGGGCTCCGAAGCTTGAAGGACTTCGTTACTCGGTGTTGGCTCTGGGAGATACCTCCTATGAGTTCTTTTGTCAGACAGGTAAGGACTTCGATAAACGATTGCAGGAATTGGGTGGTACAGCCCTTGTACCGCGTGTGGACTGTGATGTTGATTTTGATGAAGCAGCTGCAGAGTGGATGAATGAAGTACTGGCATCCTTAAGCAGTACATCTGCTGGTGCGAGTACGGTAACCACTGAGGCTGTCACAGCTGCGGTGAGCGGCAGGGAATCCGAATATGATCGCACGAACCCATTCAAAGCTGAAGTGTTGGAGAATCTCAATCTGAATGGCAGAGGATCGGACCGTGAAACACGCCATATTGAGTTGTCTTTGGAAGGCTCCAGCTTGGATTACGAGCCTGGTGACAGCCTTGGGGTATTCCCTGAGAATCACCCGCGCCTTGTGGATGAATTGATTGCAGCCATGGGATGGAATGCCGATGAGCGCGTGACCGTGAATAAAAACGGGGATCAGGCGTCTGTGTACGAAGCGTTGCTGCGTTATTTTGAAATTACAGCGGTGACGAAACCGGTCGTGGAACAACTCGCGAAACTGAATCCTGAGAGTGGCCTGACGGCGTTACTCGCAGATGAATCCGAATTCCGCACAGTTATGAATAGCTGTGATCTGCTGGATCTGGTTCAGGATTATCATCTGAAAGGTATTCCTGCTGCAGAATTCGTAGCTGTTCTTCGCAAAATTCCGGCACGTCTGTATTCGATAGCGAGTAGTTCGAAGTCTTTCCCGGATGAAGTTCATCTTACCGTTCGTACGGTTCGTTATGAAGCGCGTGGCAGAGAACGTTACGGTGTATGCTCGGTACATCTGGCTGAACGAATCGAAGCTGGCGACACCTTGCCTGTATATATACAGCATAACCCGAATTTCAAGCTTCCTGAGAACCCGGATACGCCGATCATTATGGTTGGCCCAGGTACAGGTGTAGCGCCGTTCAGATCTTTCCTTGGTGAGCGTGAAGAAACAGGAGCAGAGGGCAAGACATGGCTGTTCTACGGAGATCAGCATTTCTCCACCGATTTCTTGTACCAGACGGAATGGCAGCGTTGGCTCAAAGATGGTGTGCTCACGAAGATGGATGTAGCTTTCTCACGTGATACGGAACAGAAGGTGTATGTACAACATCGTATGTTGGAACATAGCAAAGAATTGTACCAGTGGCTTCAGGAAGGTGCGAGCGTATATATCTGTGGTGATGAGAAAAAAATGGCACATGATGTGCATGCTGCGCTCACCACGATTCTTGAACAAGAAGGTGGATTATCACCTGAGCAGGCATCGGAATATCTGACACGGTTGCAGCAGGAGAAACGTTATCAGCGGGACGTCTATTAA